In the genome of Carassius carassius chromosome 47, fCarCar2.1, whole genome shotgun sequence, one region contains:
- the LOC132130531 gene encoding vitelline membrane outer layer protein 1-like → MHRFISITFSLLVFIGQQVSVQTAGRRSERSIERHFVSLLTVPNGMKWGSWAQREFCPSGTYAAGFSLMVEELSVLSDNTALNGIRLHCISLFKGSGLDELESFVESNVGSWGQWTKIKWCPSGFLTAFQLRVESSQGFRDDTAVNNIRFNCTGGSLLLGDGTDRGEWGDWSSSCLGRGMCGIMTRIEEKLKFGDDTALNDARMFCCD, encoded by the exons ATGCATCGCTTCATTTCCATCACGTTTTCACTGCTAGTCTTTATTGGGCAGCAGGTGAGCGTTCAGACCGCAGGAAGACGCTCTGAGAGGAGCATCGAGAGACACTTCGTATCGTTGCTGACGGTACCCAATGGGATGAAATGGGGGTCATGGGCTCAAAGGGAATTCTGTCCGAGTGGAACATACGCCGCAGGATTCAGTCTAATG GTGGAAGAACTTTCTGTTTTATCGGATAACACAGCACTCAATGGGATTCGTCTTCACTGCATCAGTCTCTTCAAAGGCTCAGGCTTAGATGAGCTTGAGAGTTTCGTTGAGTCCAACGTTGGAAG CTGGGGTCAGTGGACTAAAATCAAATGGTGTCCTTCTGGATTCTTGACGGCTTTTCAGCTGAGAGTCGAATCTTCCCAAGGATTTAGAGACGACACGGCCGTAAACAACATCAG ATTCAATTGCACTGGAGGGTCTTTGCTGTTGGGTGATGGCACAGACAGAGGCGAGTGGGGCGACTGGAGCTCATCGTGTCTGGGAAGAGGGATGTGTGGCATCATGACGCGGATAGAAGAAAAGCTGAAATTTGGAGACGACACGGCTCTCAATGATGCACGCATGTTCTGCTGCGATTAA